One part of the Candidatus Baltobacteraceae bacterium genome encodes these proteins:
- a CDS encoding SRPBCC family protein — protein sequence MPYVETSTAIAAPARVVYELAKEQERFPQFMPDVETVVILERHADHIVTRWKTLVEEAPIEWIEEDRFNDEALRIDYKLLEGDLDKFEGAWTFDERDGMTHVVLGVDFDFGVPTLAELIGPTLQRKVRENSEMMLAALKAEAEKRA from the coding sequence ATGCCCTATGTTGAAACCTCGACCGCGATCGCCGCTCCGGCCCGCGTGGTTTACGAGCTTGCCAAAGAGCAGGAGCGCTTCCCGCAGTTCATGCCCGACGTGGAAACCGTCGTGATTTTGGAGCGCCATGCCGACCATATCGTCACGCGCTGGAAGACCTTGGTCGAAGAAGCACCGATCGAGTGGATCGAGGAGGACCGGTTCAACGACGAGGCGCTGCGCATCGACTACAAACTGCTCGAGGGCGATCTCGATAAGTTCGAAGGCGCGTGGACGTTCGACGAGCGCGACGGCATGACGCACGTCGTGCTCGGCGTCGACTTCGACTTCGGCGTACCGACTCTGGCCGAGCTCATCGGCCCTACCTTGCAACGCAAGGTGCGCGAGAACAGCGAAATGATGCTCGCCGCGCTCAAGGCCGAAGCGGAGAAACGGGCGTGA
- a CDS encoding aspartate aminotransferase family protein, whose protein sequence is MIESQDDLYGAASPQELVSEVFENYKQFVNPPLARVMKLSGSPVEVRAQGCTIWDSNGKAYLDFAGGYGVFTLGHSHPRVVEAVRKQLELMSLSGKTMFNVMLGRAAKRLAELAPGDLRISFWCNSGTEAIEGAIKLARAATGRTTIVSTIDAFHGKTMGALSVSGRETFQTPFKPLLEGFAHVPYGDASMLDDALADAAAFVVEPVQGEGGVNVPPPGYLRAVREACDRTGALFVADEVQTGLGRCGYVFASNRDDVVPDVMTVAKGLSGGVMPVGAFIARPDCWNRAFGKAPLLHTSTFGGNELACAAALAAMDVLVEDRLADAARERGEQLLAGARALAADFPDVVREARGLGLLVGVELTNEGYGGWIIPEMLKAGVTAAWTLNLQRVIRLEPPLVVTAQEVDKALAALRAGVQTAYEKLGKL, encoded by the coding sequence GTGATTGAGTCGCAAGACGACTTATACGGCGCGGCGTCGCCCCAAGAGCTCGTTTCCGAGGTATTCGAGAACTACAAACAGTTCGTGAATCCGCCGCTGGCGCGCGTCATGAAGCTGTCCGGTTCGCCGGTCGAAGTGCGCGCGCAAGGCTGCACGATCTGGGATTCAAACGGCAAGGCGTATCTCGACTTCGCTGGGGGTTACGGCGTTTTCACCCTCGGTCATTCGCATCCACGCGTCGTCGAAGCGGTGCGCAAGCAGCTCGAGCTCATGTCGCTCTCCGGCAAGACGATGTTCAACGTGATGCTCGGTCGAGCGGCCAAACGGCTTGCCGAGCTCGCACCGGGCGATCTGCGCATTTCGTTCTGGTGTAACAGCGGGACCGAAGCGATCGAAGGCGCGATCAAACTCGCACGCGCGGCCACCGGACGCACGACCATCGTCAGCACGATCGATGCGTTTCACGGCAAGACGATGGGCGCGTTGTCGGTGAGCGGTCGCGAGACGTTTCAAACGCCGTTCAAACCCTTGCTCGAAGGATTCGCGCACGTTCCTTACGGCGATGCGTCGATGCTCGACGACGCGCTGGCCGACGCGGCGGCGTTCGTCGTCGAGCCCGTGCAAGGCGAGGGCGGTGTCAACGTGCCGCCGCCGGGATACCTGCGCGCGGTACGCGAGGCGTGCGATCGCACCGGCGCGCTCTTTGTCGCCGACGAAGTGCAAACCGGATTGGGGCGGTGCGGCTACGTCTTTGCGAGCAATCGCGACGACGTCGTTCCCGACGTCATGACGGTCGCGAAAGGACTCTCAGGCGGCGTGATGCCCGTCGGCGCATTCATCGCGCGTCCCGACTGCTGGAATCGGGCGTTCGGCAAAGCGCCCCTGCTGCACACGTCGACCTTCGGCGGCAACGAGCTCGCATGCGCGGCTGCCCTGGCCGCAATGGACGTGCTCGTCGAGGACCGGTTGGCCGATGCGGCGCGCGAGCGCGGCGAACAGCTGCTTGCCGGCGCGCGTGCTCTGGCCGCCGATTTCCCTGACGTCGTGCGCGAGGCGCGCGGGCTCGGGCTGCTGGTCGGCGTCGAACTCACCAATGAAGGCTACGGGGGCTGGATTATCCCTGAGATGCTCAAGGCCGGCGTCACCGCGGCTTGGACCCTCAACTTGCAGCGCGTCATCCGCCTCGAGCCCCCGCTCGTCGTGACCGCGCAAGAGGTCGACAAGGCCTTGGCTGCCCTGCGGGCAGGAGTGCAAACCGCCTACGAAAAGCTAGGCAAATTGTAG
- the dusB gene encoding tRNA dihydrouridine synthase DusB, whose translation MSIPPLKIGPIQVWPLLVLAPMSGVTNRTMRALYKPFGFGLTVTEFVSSNALKFGSKRTMEMIDQHGLEKPVSTQLWGDDPQTMANAAKLVRECGADIVDINFGCPAPKVTKTNGGSACLRDPDRCEAIMRAVVAAVDCPVTMKMRLGWSESQLVYLDVAKRAEAAGVQAVTLHARTAKQFYKGSADWEHIARLKQALDIPVIGNGDLDDPHVAMERMQTSGVDAIMLGRATLGNPWLVSQIRDLMDGREAQPLPSAADRLRFCVVHYNTMVDELGESRAVPQMRKHVALYLKGIPGAATLRERIMHIDSAREAVGVIEETIERLESSSLVAA comes from the coding sequence GTGAGCATCCCGCCCTTAAAGATCGGTCCGATCCAGGTTTGGCCGCTGCTGGTTCTCGCGCCCATGTCGGGCGTGACGAACCGCACCATGCGCGCGCTTTATAAGCCGTTTGGGTTCGGGTTGACCGTGACCGAATTCGTCTCGTCGAACGCGCTCAAGTTCGGCAGCAAGCGGACGATGGAAATGATCGATCAGCACGGTCTCGAGAAACCCGTCTCGACGCAGCTCTGGGGTGACGATCCGCAGACGATGGCCAACGCCGCCAAACTCGTGCGCGAGTGCGGGGCCGACATCGTGGACATCAACTTCGGCTGTCCGGCTCCGAAGGTCACCAAGACCAACGGCGGCTCGGCCTGCTTGCGCGATCCCGATCGCTGCGAAGCCATCATGCGCGCCGTCGTTGCGGCGGTCGATTGTCCCGTGACGATGAAGATGCGCCTGGGCTGGAGCGAAAGTCAGCTCGTGTATCTCGACGTCGCCAAGCGCGCGGAAGCCGCCGGCGTGCAGGCCGTAACGCTGCACGCGCGCACCGCGAAGCAGTTCTACAAAGGAAGCGCGGATTGGGAGCACATCGCTCGGCTGAAGCAGGCGCTCGACATTCCCGTTATCGGCAACGGCGATCTGGACGACCCGCACGTCGCTATGGAGCGCATGCAAACCAGCGGGGTCGACGCAATCATGCTCGGACGCGCGACGCTCGGTAATCCCTGGCTGGTGTCGCAGATTCGCGATCTCATGGACGGCCGCGAAGCGCAGCCGCTTCCTTCGGCCGCCGATCGCTTACGCTTTTGCGTCGTGCACTACAATACGATGGTCGACGAGCTCGGCGAGTCGCGTGCCGTGCCGCAGATGCGCAAGCACGTCGCGCTGTATCTCAAAGGCATTCCGGGCGCGGCGACCCTGCGCGAGCGTATCATGCACATCGACAGCGCGCGCGAAGCGGTCGGCGTGATCGAAGAAACGATCGAACGTTTGGAGAGTTCGTCGCTGGTGGCAGCGTGA
- a CDS encoding YoaK family protein — MSSRTVALLVGLTLSAGYVDAVAFFGLGVFTANMTGNTVLLGGALAAQALGKAHLPGGIGIVLPLLSIAAFVLGALLASSAVRDETKRPPMRSIALLVLVVACFAVAGALYRLPQPLIAPAVAFLSLAMGMQSVVAVRAGVPGVSTTFVTGTLLSAVMDFEEVKRPHPFEGRTNAAIWACYLAGAVAGTFALYRLGGNAFWPPAILVALSAFAL, encoded by the coding sequence GTGAGTTCGCGCACGGTCGCGCTGCTCGTCGGATTAACGTTGAGCGCCGGATACGTGGACGCGGTCGCATTTTTCGGATTGGGCGTGTTCACCGCCAACATGACCGGCAATACCGTGCTGCTCGGCGGCGCGCTCGCAGCGCAGGCACTCGGCAAAGCGCATTTGCCCGGCGGTATCGGCATCGTCTTGCCGCTGCTCTCGATTGCCGCGTTCGTTCTGGGGGCTCTCCTAGCGTCGTCGGCGGTACGCGACGAAACGAAACGGCCGCCGATGCGATCGATCGCGTTGCTGGTGCTCGTTGTCGCGTGTTTTGCCGTGGCCGGCGCGCTGTATCGGCTGCCGCAACCGCTGATCGCACCCGCCGTCGCCTTCCTGTCGCTGGCCATGGGGATGCAAAGCGTCGTCGCCGTGCGCGCCGGCGTGCCCGGTGTCTCGACGACCTTCGTTACCGGAACGCTGCTGTCGGCCGTCATGGACTTCGAAGAAGTAAAGCGGCCGCATCCTTTCGAGGGACGAACCAACGCCGCGATTTGGGCGTGCTATTTGGCCGGCGCGGTCGCCGGTACGTTCGCGCTCTACCGCCTTGGCGGCAACGCGTTCTGGCCGCCCGCCATCCTGGTCGCGCTCTCGGCGTTCGCGCTCTAG
- a CDS encoding type III pantothenate kinase, whose product MLLAIDVGNTETKLGCFEGSDELTHHWRVATDLRRTADEYGVFFTQLFSAEGVDAQTIDAIVVASVVPKLDLALETVCRRYFGVAPSFLKPQDQTLIAVRTQYPAESGADLVAAAIGARHRFGAPLIVISYGTATAFIAISTEGEYMGVSIAPGITISIDALIGRTAKLPQVSLETPERAIGRNTVEALQSGIVYGFVGQTEAIVSRMRAELGGNAKVIATGGLADIVAKQTPLVDAVDPHLSLVGLRLFEQSV is encoded by the coding sequence ATGCTGTTAGCGATCGACGTCGGCAACACCGAAACGAAGCTGGGCTGCTTTGAAGGCAGCGACGAGCTAACGCACCACTGGCGGGTCGCGACCGACCTTCGGCGCACCGCCGACGAGTACGGCGTCTTTTTCACACAGCTGTTCTCCGCCGAGGGCGTCGACGCGCAGACGATCGACGCGATCGTCGTCGCCAGCGTCGTTCCAAAGCTCGATCTGGCGCTCGAAACGGTGTGCCGAAGATACTTCGGAGTCGCGCCCTCGTTTCTCAAACCGCAAGATCAGACGTTGATTGCGGTGCGAACGCAGTATCCGGCGGAGTCGGGCGCCGATCTCGTCGCCGCGGCGATCGGTGCGCGTCATCGTTTTGGCGCGCCGCTCATCGTTATCAGCTATGGAACCGCGACGGCGTTTATCGCAATCTCGACCGAGGGCGAGTACATGGGCGTTTCGATCGCTCCGGGCATTACGATCTCCATCGACGCGCTGATCGGCCGGACCGCAAAGCTTCCGCAGGTTTCGTTGGAAACGCCCGAGCGCGCGATCGGGCGCAATACGGTCGAGGCGCTGCAATCGGGAATCGTCTACGGCTTCGTCGGTCAAACCGAAGCGATCGTTTCGCGCATGCGCGCGGAGCTGGGCGGCAACGCCAAAGTGATAGCGACCGGCGGTCTCGCCGACATCGTCGCTAAGCAGACGCCGCTCGTCGACGCCGTCGATCCGCATCTCAGCCTCGTGGGACTGCGGCTCTTCGAGCAATCGGTGTGA
- the coaBC gene encoding bifunctional phosphopantothenoylcysteine decarboxylase/phosphopantothenate--cysteine ligase CoaBC has translation MNQARILLGVTGGIAAYKAAALTSTLVQRGASVDVIMTAQAERFVGPLTFSSLTARPVYASLWDAPERIPHIRLVREADVIVVVPATANVIAKLANGIADDLLTTALLAARVPIVVAPAMNEAMYEHAATQANLATLRERGCEIVDPERGFLAERESGIGRLASEGRILDAIERTLRRRRSLAGKRVAITAGPTREAFDPIRFVSNASTGATGIALAREAVLRGADVTLLLGPTMLEPPAGARVVRVTTARDLHDAALQHAVGADLVVATAAVADWRPATSSDVKLKKSDEDLTVTMVRNPDVLAALGEHKGATFLVGFAAETNDHERNAREKLRRKHLDAIAVNDVSGERGFGTGENALALLWGKDGRRDLGSADKATLAARLLDAVEELMRD, from the coding sequence ATGAATCAAGCGCGCATCCTCCTGGGCGTTACCGGCGGCATCGCGGCGTATAAGGCAGCGGCGCTAACGTCGACGCTGGTGCAGCGAGGCGCGTCGGTGGACGTGATCATGACGGCGCAAGCCGAGCGTTTCGTCGGGCCGCTGACGTTCTCGTCGCTGACCGCGCGTCCGGTGTACGCGTCGCTGTGGGACGCCCCCGAGCGCATCCCGCACATTCGTCTCGTGCGCGAGGCCGACGTCATCGTCGTCGTTCCCGCGACCGCCAACGTGATCGCAAAGCTCGCCAACGGAATCGCCGACGACTTGCTCACGACGGCGCTGCTCGCCGCCCGCGTGCCGATCGTCGTCGCGCCGGCGATGAACGAGGCAATGTACGAACACGCGGCGACGCAAGCGAATCTCGCGACCTTGCGGGAACGCGGCTGCGAGATCGTCGATCCCGAACGCGGATTTCTCGCCGAGCGCGAAAGCGGTATCGGGCGCCTCGCGTCCGAAGGCCGCATTCTCGACGCCATCGAGCGCACGTTGCGACGACGCCGTTCACTGGCCGGCAAACGCGTCGCCATCACGGCCGGCCCCACGCGCGAAGCCTTCGATCCGATTCGTTTCGTCAGCAACGCATCGACCGGCGCCACGGGCATCGCACTGGCGCGCGAGGCGGTGCTGCGCGGCGCCGACGTCACCTTGCTGTTGGGACCGACCATGCTCGAGCCGCCGGCCGGCGCGCGCGTCGTCCGCGTCACGACCGCTCGCGACCTCCACGATGCGGCGCTGCAGCACGCGGTGGGTGCGGATCTCGTCGTCGCAACCGCAGCGGTTGCCGATTGGCGTCCCGCCACGTCGTCCGACGTGAAGTTGAAGAAGTCGGACGAGGATCTGACCGTGACCATGGTGCGCAATCCCGACGTGCTGGCGGCGCTTGGAGAGCACAAGGGCGCCACGTTTCTCGTCGGCTTCGCCGCCGAAACCAACGATCACGAACGCAACGCGCGCGAGAAGCTCCGCCGCAAACATCTCGACGCCATTGCCGTCAACGACGTCTCCGGCGAGCGCGGCTTCGGCACCGGCGAGAACGCGCTGGCGCTGCTGTGGGGAAAAGATGGTCGCCGGGATCTCGGTTCGGCCGACAAAGCGACGCTCGCGGCGCGGCTGCTCGACGCCGTCGAAGAACTGATGCGGGACTGA
- the panC gene encoding pantoate--beta-alanine ligase: MQIASTVAHARAFFDVLPRPLGFIPTMGALHDGHLALVRRAREECASVAASVFVNPMQFGANEDLGKYPRDLDGDRKKLDDAGVDVLFAPDEAVMYPPGYSTYVDVGPMGTTFEGAVRPTHFRGVATVVTKLLHVVHPDVLYLGQKDAQQTAVLRRVFRDLDLPVRVEVVPTVRESDGLAMSSRNAYLSDEQRAAAPTLFRALGELHDALANGASKTEAIDRARATLAATVTLDYFDVVDALTFEPKDALDGKAFVIGAVRLGPTRLLDNIVVER; the protein is encoded by the coding sequence ATGCAGATCGCGAGCACGGTGGCGCACGCCCGTGCGTTTTTCGACGTCCTACCTCGCCCGCTTGGCTTCATACCGACCATGGGAGCGCTCCACGACGGTCACCTCGCGCTCGTGCGCCGCGCGCGCGAAGAGTGTGCGTCGGTCGCCGCGTCGGTGTTCGTCAATCCGATGCAGTTCGGGGCGAACGAAGATCTGGGCAAGTATCCGCGCGACCTCGACGGAGACCGAAAGAAACTCGACGACGCCGGTGTCGACGTACTCTTCGCACCGGACGAAGCGGTGATGTATCCTCCGGGATACTCTACCTACGTCGACGTCGGACCGATGGGAACGACGTTCGAGGGGGCGGTGAGGCCGACGCATTTTCGCGGCGTCGCTACCGTCGTAACGAAGCTGCTGCACGTCGTGCACCCCGACGTCCTCTATCTCGGACAGAAAGACGCGCAGCAAACCGCGGTACTGCGCCGCGTCTTCCGCGATTTGGATTTGCCCGTCCGCGTCGAGGTGGTGCCGACGGTGCGCGAAAGCGACGGTCTGGCGATGTCGAGCCGCAACGCGTACTTGAGCGACGAGCAGCGCGCAGCCGCGCCCACCCTGTTTCGTGCGCTCGGCGAGCTTCACGATGCGCTCGCAAACGGCGCTTCGAAAACCGAGGCGATCGATCGCGCGCGTGCGACCTTGGCCGCTACGGTGACGCTCGACTATTTCGACGTCGTCGATGCGTTGACGTTCGAACCGAAAGACGCGCTCGACGGAAAGGCGTTTGTGATCGGTGCGGTGCGTTTGGGTCCCACACGCCTGCTGGATAATATCGTCGTCGAGCGATGA
- a CDS encoding FHA domain-containing protein → MYLLEVLSGPLDGKTWPFDREITIGRDDAVAEACIALDRYVSRKHARLRIDEGSVLLTDLQSRNGTKLNGQPVVGDAQLPIGVPFIVGRTVLRVTRV, encoded by the coding sequence ATGTACCTGCTCGAGGTATTGAGCGGCCCGCTCGATGGCAAGACCTGGCCGTTCGATCGTGAGATTACCATCGGGCGCGATGATGCCGTTGCCGAGGCGTGCATCGCGCTCGACCGCTACGTCTCTCGAAAGCATGCCCGGTTACGCATCGATGAAGGCTCCGTTCTCCTTACTGATCTCCAAAGTCGGAACGGAACTAAACTCAACGGCCAGCCGGTCGTCGGGGATGCCCAGCTGCCAATCGGCGTGCCGTTTATCGTCGGCCGGACGGTGCTGCGCGTAACGCGCGTTTAA
- a CDS encoding PilZ domain-containing protein, with product MSTGSEQAPERKFLRVNADFPTTVILPGHELILSGKAVDLSGGGMRVVTPTDLPPGQTIVLRFSLPGQERELLVRGRIVLSFYDASTKQYAHGVAFTQYAPNDQEAIADFIAHAKEAPI from the coding sequence GTGAGTACCGGAAGCGAACAAGCACCCGAGCGCAAGTTCTTGCGCGTCAACGCGGACTTCCCCACGACGGTCATCCTGCCGGGACACGAACTCATTCTCTCGGGTAAAGCGGTCGATCTCAGCGGTGGCGGTATGCGCGTCGTTACGCCTACGGATTTGCCGCCGGGGCAGACGATCGTTCTGCGTTTTTCGCTGCCCGGGCAGGAGCGCGAACTGTTGGTCCGCGGACGCATAGTGCTCTCGTTTTACGACGCAAGCACCAAACAGTACGCGCACGGCGTTGCGTTCACGCAATACGCACCCAACGATCAAGAAGCGATCGCGGACTTTATCGCACACGCTAAAGAGGCGCCGATCTAG
- a CDS encoding methionine gamma-lyase family protein, producing MIAQLCARFDIAGRLRDAAERAERRVSVLEYEPQRQVAASVLKAFLDEGIDDSDLAGTTGYGYDDAARARYESLLARIFGTERALARISMVSGTHAIVNALAACTPPGTTLLSISGRPYDTLRNAICDAPYSLVAQGIAYEEVRLLDGSEIDLAGVREAIGRGGVSTVFVQRSRGYAPRRSLSVAQCETACAAIRTYAPETVVVVDNCYGELVEEREPTHAGADLAIGSLIKNLGGSIAAAGGYVAGPARLLDRIAARLYAPGLGAALGPTLGFGRSFVQGLFLAPSVVAQSLRGLDFAAALFAELGFGVDPQPGERRTDIVQAIRLGSPELVARFAAGLQTALPVNARFRPEPGPVPGYADPVIMSSGAFVAGATIELSCDAPLRPPYDVYLQGGVSAAHAYLGALLAARACID from the coding sequence ATGATCGCTCAGCTGTGCGCGCGGTTCGATATTGCCGGACGCCTGCGCGATGCCGCGGAGCGCGCCGAGCGGCGCGTGTCCGTGCTGGAATACGAACCGCAGCGTCAGGTAGCGGCATCGGTGCTAAAAGCCTTTCTCGACGAGGGCATCGACGACAGCGATCTGGCCGGGACGACCGGCTACGGTTACGACGACGCGGCTCGCGCTCGCTACGAGTCGCTGCTCGCACGCATTTTCGGCACCGAACGCGCGCTCGCGCGCATCTCTATGGTGAGCGGAACGCACGCTATCGTCAACGCGCTGGCCGCGTGTACCCCGCCGGGGACGACGCTGCTGTCGATTTCCGGACGACCGTACGACACGTTGCGCAATGCCATCTGCGACGCGCCGTATTCGCTGGTCGCCCAAGGGATCGCATATGAAGAAGTTCGGCTTCTCGACGGCAGCGAGATCGATCTCGCGGGAGTCCGCGAGGCGATCGGGCGCGGCGGCGTTTCGACCGTCTTCGTTCAGCGTTCGCGCGGCTACGCGCCGCGCCGGTCGCTCTCCGTCGCGCAGTGTGAAACGGCGTGCGCCGCAATACGTACGTACGCTCCGGAAACCGTCGTCGTCGTCGACAACTGTTACGGCGAGCTCGTCGAGGAGCGCGAACCAACGCACGCCGGCGCCGATCTCGCGATCGGATCGCTCATCAAAAACTTGGGCGGATCGATCGCTGCGGCCGGCGGCTATGTCGCCGGACCGGCGCGCCTGCTCGATCGCATCGCAGCGAGGCTGTACGCGCCCGGGCTGGGCGCGGCGCTCGGACCCACGCTCGGCTTTGGGCGCAGCTTCGTTCAAGGCTTGTTCCTTGCACCGTCGGTGGTCGCGCAGTCGTTGCGCGGCCTCGATTTCGCAGCTGCGCTGTTCGCGGAGCTCGGCTTCGGCGTTGACCCGCAACCGGGCGAGCGCCGCACTGATATCGTGCAAGCCATTCGGCTTGGTTCGCCCGAACTGGTCGCGCGCTTTGCAGCAGGTTTACAAACCGCGCTTCCCGTCAACGCGCGGTTTCGCCCCGAACCGGGACCGGTTCCGGGTTATGCCGATCCGGTGATCATGTCGAGCGGCGCGTTCGTCGCGGGCGCGACGATCGAGCTTTCGTGCGACGCGCCGCTGCGGCCGCCGTACGACGTCTACCTGCAAGGCGGCGTCTCGGCAGCGCACGCTTACCTCGGCGCGTTGCTTGCCGCCCGAGCCTGTATCGATTAG
- a CDS encoding PTS transporter subunit EIIC, translated as MSRSSGGWRPSFAASNIAFFEARVAPKLHALGELPFVAAVREALPWSFAGLAAGFVAVFIARAIAGADAGVAFPLRLTAAFLPGFGIMAATLVVLLALRLAQRSRAARFPLLAGSVLAFYFALPRPFSHDVVAYLRTLGASGLFLAILVCGVTGGAVSLARRFSDTVPAQWLGAAAAAALFAAAMVLHVSIAGAMVAAMQPLAHLGDSYVALMIIVIVETLLWTAGVHGPAVLAAVVTPVYLSMQIANTHALGAHAPLPYIVVVSLFLFVFPGGAGATFSLAVLLAASRVPHLRKIGRVTLLPALFNVNDPLLFGAPVVFNPFFVIPFVGAPMVLATITYAAVATGMVARAAFYVPSFVPSVVATYLATGDLRAIALTLINIALALAIYYPFVRAYERHLTGVGRAA; from the coding sequence ATGTCGAGATCGTCGGGCGGGTGGAGGCCGTCGTTCGCCGCCTCTAATATTGCGTTTTTCGAGGCGCGAGTCGCGCCAAAGCTGCATGCGCTGGGCGAGCTGCCGTTCGTCGCAGCCGTGCGCGAAGCGCTTCCATGGAGCTTTGCCGGCTTAGCCGCCGGGTTCGTTGCGGTCTTCATCGCGCGCGCGATCGCGGGCGCGGATGCCGGCGTCGCTTTTCCGCTGCGTTTGACGGCCGCGTTCTTGCCGGGATTCGGTATCATGGCGGCGACGCTCGTGGTTCTGCTCGCGCTGCGGCTGGCGCAGCGCAGTCGAGCTGCGCGATTCCCATTACTGGCCGGCAGCGTTCTTGCGTTTTATTTCGCTCTTCCCCGCCCGTTTTCGCACGACGTCGTCGCCTATTTGCGTACGCTCGGCGCGTCGGGTCTCTTCCTTGCCATCCTCGTGTGCGGAGTAACCGGCGGCGCCGTTTCGCTCGCGCGGCGATTCTCCGATACCGTACCGGCACAGTGGCTGGGCGCCGCCGCCGCGGCGGCGCTCTTCGCCGCGGCGATGGTGCTTCACGTGTCCATCGCGGGCGCGATGGTGGCCGCGATGCAGCCCTTGGCGCATCTCGGCGACAGCTACGTTGCCTTGATGATCATCGTGATCGTCGAGACGCTGTTGTGGACCGCCGGCGTTCACGGCCCCGCGGTGCTCGCTGCCGTGGTAACGCCCGTGTATCTTTCGATGCAGATCGCCAACACGCACGCGTTGGGCGCGCACGCCCCGCTGCCGTACATCGTGGTCGTCTCGCTCTTTCTCTTCGTGTTTCCAGGCGGCGCCGGAGCGACGTTTTCGCTGGCAGTGCTCTTGGCCGCGTCGCGCGTGCCGCACTTGCGCAAGATCGGCCGCGTCACGTTGCTGCCCGCGTTGTTTAACGTCAACGATCCGCTGCTCTTCGGTGCGCCCGTGGTGTTCAATCCCTTTTTCGTCATCCCGTTCGTCGGTGCGCCGATGGTGCTGGCGACGATTACGTACGCCGCGGTCGCGACGGGAATGGTTGCGCGTGCGGCGTTTTACGTTCCGTCGTTCGTGCCGTCGGTCGTAGCGACGTATTTGGCCACAGGCGACCTGCGCGCCATCGCCTTGACGCTGATCAACATCGCGCTGGCGTTGGCGATTTACTATCCGTTCGTGCGCGCCTACGAGCGGCATCTCACCGGCGTCGGGCGAGCCGCATGA
- the lexA gene encoding transcriptional repressor LexA, translating to MALLMSHGRFFMGGTLSDKPATERQRRILQVIGEFTSERGYPPSVREIGERVGLSSSSTIHAHLKALEKRGLISRDPTKPRALRSEVGFSAGRDALVVPIIGKVAAGTPITASENVEGEFVLPMAFVPKASDSFMLRVQGDSMIEAAILDGDLILVRPQRTADNGEVVVAMLEGEATVKRFYREDGRIRLQPENRDMAPIYASDVEIVGRVEAVVRRL from the coding sequence GTGGCATTGTTGATGTCGCATGGGAGATTTTTTATGGGTGGAACCCTTTCGGACAAGCCGGCCACGGAGCGCCAGCGCCGGATCTTGCAGGTCATTGGCGAGTTCACGTCCGAGCGGGGCTATCCGCCGTCGGTACGAGAGATTGGAGAGCGTGTGGGGCTCTCGTCCTCGTCGACGATCCACGCCCACCTCAAGGCCCTCGAGAAGCGCGGCCTGATTTCGCGGGACCCGACCAAACCGCGCGCCCTCCGCTCCGAGGTCGGGTTCTCCGCCGGACGCGACGCCCTGGTGGTTCCGATCATCGGCAAGGTCGCGGCCGGCACGCCGATCACCGCGTCCGAGAACGTGGAAGGGGAGTTCGTGCTGCCGATGGCCTTCGTACCCAAGGCGTCGGACTCGTTCATGCTTCGGGTCCAAGGCGATTCCATGATCGAGGCGGCGATCTTGGACGGCGATCTGATCCTGGTCCGTCCGCAGCGCACCGCCGACAACGGCGAGGTCGTCGTGGCAATGCTCGAGGGCGAAGCCACCGTGAAACGCTTCTACCGCGAGGACGGCCGCATTCGCTTGCAGCCGGAGAATCGCGACATGGCGCCAATCTACGCGAGCGATGTCGAGATCGTCGGGCGGGTGGAGGCCGTCGTTCGCCGCCTCTAA
- a CDS encoding LysM peptidoglycan-binding domain-containing protein, with product MPVIALTALSLMVALPTLASTRLYAASAPRYAVVTVHPGDTLWSIAAAHAGDSDVQDTIDRITATNHLHNAALQPGEKLRIPQ from the coding sequence ATGCCGGTCATCGCGCTGACCGCACTGAGCCTCATGGTCGCTCTTCCGACGCTCGCGAGCACGCGTCTCTACGCGGCAAGCGCACCGCGCTACGCGGTCGTCACGGTCCACCCGGGCGATACGCTGTGGTCGATCGCTGCAGCGCACGCAGGCGACTCCGACGTCCAAGACACGATCGATCGAATAACGGCGACCAACCACCTTCACAACGCCGCGCTACAGCCGGGCGAGAAACTCAGAATCCCGCAATAA